Part of the Flavobacterium sp. MDT1-60 genome, ATTTTTTTGGGAAGAAAAACAACTATGTAAAAAAAGTAGTTGACAAAATTCCAACCATAGAAATTTATAAAATGTTTGCCGCTAAAATAATTAATTTGGCGTACCTGCTTTTTATTCCAATGTTCCTGTTAAACCAGCCTTGGTATTTGGTTTTATATGCCTGGCTCGCTATGCATATGTGTGGTAGTGCACTTGGCGTTGTTGCACTTGTATCTACACATGTTGATGAAGATGCGCACTTTCCGGGTACAGACGAAGAAGGCAATCTTTCGGCAACATGGGCAACGCATCAAATGATTGTAACTAAAGATTTCAGTACTGATAGTAAATTGGCTAATTTTTTATACGGAGGCTTTACACATCATGTGGCACATCATCTTTTTCCGGGAGTTGGTCATACCTATTATCCTTATATTACACCAATTATAAGACGCTATGCTGCAGAATATGATCTCCCTTATACTTCTTATCCTTTTTACCATGCCGTACGCTCACACTTTAGAATGCTTAAGCAGAAAGGTGTACAGGAGAATATTTTGATGACGGGGGAGATATAAGTATATTTTTATAAAAGTTTCGATTAAATCCACTCTGTTTAGAGCGGATTTTTTATTTCCAAAGTAGTTTACCCGTTTTTCAAGTTTATTTTAATCGATCTACCCTGAATCAAAATATTTGATTACAAATTAAGATCATTTTTGTCAATTCCTTCGTTTTCTTTCCTGTTTTTAAGAATGTATAATTCGTCCTGTTTTTTTGATTTTAATCGATTTTTATCCAACAGTTATTTGGATATTAATACATATATTCGCAAAAATTTTTGTGGATGAAAGTAATATTACACTTATTAATATTTAGCTGCTTTTTTAACGTTGCACTTCATGGTCAAAATGAGACCAATATTACCTACGGTTTAAAGTTGGGAGGACTATCTTCTAAAATTAGTAATTTGCCGGAAAGCATTAAAGGCCGCGATAACACTTTTGATAATAGTGTAATGGAAAGCAAAGGTACTTACGGATTAGAAGGCGGATTTTTCATGAACTGTAAACTTTATGATACTCGTGTGGCTATTCAACCCGAAATTTTGTTCCGACAATCGGGCGAAACTGTAAACTACCATGATACCACAGGAAAAGAATTTGAGTTAGGCTTACATTATTCCTATTTGCAACTTGGGGCTTTGTATAAAGTTTATCCTTATGAAGGCTTAAATTTAGGGTTTGGGGCATTCTACGGAATCAGTTTATCAGCTAATAATGTTACTTATAAATCCAATGAAGCTGATGGAATGTACGACGTTGCCACCAGACAGTTTTATATAGATGGTCTGGAGGGAAAAGACGACTTTGCTTTATGCTTTGCAGTTGGGTATGAATTACACCAGAGTATTCACTTCGATTTACGCTATTATTTAGGCGTAAAAGATGTGGTTAAAAGTAATTCTTCTTCCTTTCAGTTTATCGAAAACCAAAACAAAAGCAGTGTTATTTGTTTTTCGTTAGGCTATAGTTTTCATCAATGGTAATTTCAATAAAAAACATGAAAAAAATTATTTTACTTCTTTTATTAGTAAGTACAAAATCGCTATTCGCGCAAGGTGACAGAGAGATTACATATGGCCTTTTTGGTGGTGGAATTTATTCTAAAATGTCAAATCTACCAGACGTGATAGTTCCAAAAGGGATTTATGAAGGTTATACATTAAAGGAAGAAGGCAAATTTGGAGGTACGGCTGGTCTGGTAATCAACTGGAAATATCCGTATGCCAAAGTAAGTATACAGACTGAAATTTCCTATTCAGGTCAAGGTACTGATTTGAATTATGAAGACAATAAAGGGCTTAAATATAAAATGACTTTTGGTTATAGCTATATCAATGTGGGTGCACAATTTAAGTATTATCCGGTTGAAGGATTTTATATTGGAGCTGGCCCGTATGTGGGTTTCAATATCGCTAGTGATAATATCAAATATACCTCTAATGCGCAGGAAGTTTTTGGGAATTCCGGAACCTACTTTGAACCGGATACCAATGTGCAAAAAGTGCTAAAAGAATCCCTGACAGGCAAAAATTACTTTTATGGAATGTTAGCCGCCGGATATGAATTCAATTCCAATTTAAGCATAGGAGCACGCTATACTTTAGGGCTTACAGATGCTTTGGCCACTGAAGAAAACGGTCACCGTTACAGCGAGAATAAAAACAAAATCAATAGTATTTCATTGATTATCGGTTATTCTTTTGACTTTGATGACTTAGCCAATTTCTAATAGTTGCCCATCCTTTAAAAAACATAGAAATTATGTGTAGAAAGATTTTTATAATAGCTTTTTTGGGAATTTTCATGGCAGGTAATTCCGTTTATTCTCAAAAGAAAATCTTACCGGGATTAGTAGAAGAACCACAATTTTGGATAAAATCCAGAAATAGTGATGACGCATATTATTGGGAAAGCCTGACAAAAAAAGAAGCCAAAATATCAGGAAAAAAACACAACGGTGCAGTTTTTAATTTCAATCCAAGTATTGTTTTTGATACGACACAGGATTCTTTGATTTTGCCATTGGGATCAGAAAGTAAAAGAAAGCAGACTTTGTTTATGGTTTACAAAGTAAAAGATAGTTTGAAAGAACAATTTTTATGGACTATAAATGATCCTCAAAAAATACTTTCGGTAGCAACGAATAAACGATTGGTCGATTTAAAAAAATACTCCTATCAAACGTATCAGGAAAAAATCAAACCGCATAAAGCCAACATTCATTTTTTTCAGCAAAACGTAACAGATAGTGTTGCGAAGTTATCTTCTTTGACTATCGGACAAAAATCAAAATTTGAAAAGCTTCCGCCAGAAGAATTTAAAGGAAATATAAGTGAAATACTGGTTTATAACAGAGTTTTATCCGGTGTTGAATCTCAAAAAGTTGCCAGTTATTTAGCGATAAAATATGGTGTTTCACTTTCGCAGTTTGATATTAAAAATTATTTAAATAGCCAGGGACAAACCATTTGGGATATAAACCAACATAAGGGATTCGAAAATTCGATTACCGGAATTGGCCGTGATGATAACAGCGGATTATTACAACCCAAAAGTAGTAATATGATCGAAGAAGGACTTTTGACGATTGGAGTAAAAAGTAAATCAAATACAATTCCGGACAACTATTTTACTTTTTGGAGTGACAATGGAAAAAATCTTCTGGTCAAAAAACACGAACAAGGAGAACCAATTGGTATTGCAAGAGAATGGCAGTTAGATTTTAGCAATCCAGCTGATCTAAGTCTGGATTGGAGTTTTAATCCAAACTTTATTAAAAGTGCTTTGCCAAAAGATACCTATTACTGGTTATTGGTAGATTACTCGGGTAAGGGAACATATGACGAAAAAGATTCAGAATACATCCGTTTAGCAAAGACATCCAGTAAAGAGAAATTGGTTTTGACTGATTTTAACTGGGACAAACAAAAATCTGGCAAAGCGAAATTTACGATCAAAGTAGCACCGGCAATGTTTAGCAGAGTCTGGATTACCGAAGCGACTTGTGGGGTAGCCGGATCTGGTGAATTAAATTATACGATAGAAGGTGGTGAAGCTCCATTTACCGTTACTGTAAAAAAAGAAGGCAGCGAAGCTATTGTAAAACAATGGAATCAGGCTGCAAAAAGTACTTCCGGACTGAAACTTTCATCAGGAACTTATGATTATGTCGTAAGGGATGGAAAAGGAAATTTGTATGCTGAAACTGTGTTTGTTGCAGATAAACAAGGAACATTTCCGAATTTGAAATCAGATTATAAACTGACCGATGGAAATGCTCTGACACTTGATGCAAGCGCCGGTCTGCCAGCAGGAAATTACGAATATCAATGGTATTATGAAGGTGATTTTTTAGATAATAACCCTAAAATATTGGTGGATCAGCCAGGTAACTACGAATTAAGACTACTGAATGATCAGGAATGTAAAACGGCTTCTAAAATTGCAATTACAAGCGATGGAAAAGAGATAACTGATGCAAGTATTTTGATTTTATATCCGAACCCAACAATTGATGGTCACTTTTCTATAGCAATGCAATTTCCAACAAAGACAAATGCAACAATTAGCATCTATTCACCAAGCGGAGCACTTATAAAGCAGAAACAATTTACACAAATAGAAACCTATTTGCATGATGAGGTTATAGAAAGCGCTGCCGGTCTGTATCTGGTTACGGTGAAATCTGATTTTGGAACAAAAACTTTTAAAGTCATTGTAAAGTAATTTAAGCTCTTCTCAGAATACGAAGTGGATATTGAAATAATTTAAAAAATAAACCGATTTCCCCATAATCGATTATCATATTTATGAAAAATAAAATTATAGTATTGGTGTTTTTAATAGGTTCTTTTTTGTTTGCAGCCAATTTTGGTCCATACAAAATAGCTTCTTTATTTACCCAAAATAATTCAGAAAAAGAGTCAATTGTTTCAGTAACCGATTCTATCGCAGTTCTTCATAAAGAAAATAAAAACACAAAATCATTCAGTGCAGATATTGCTGAGGGAATTATTGGTATTAAAAGCGAATCGGATGTTGATGATGCGTATGATAACGTTTTTCATTTGAAAATTGATGTATTGCCTTCTCAAAATGAAAGTGCTTATTTAGAGTATGAATTGTATGGATATGATCAGGCCGCTTCCGTTTCAAGAAGTTTAAACAATCAGCCCAGTATTGGAGGGCAATTTTTATCTCAAAATAAAAACTGGACGAGACAGTCTGAGTTGCTTTCTGAAAAATCTTTGAGAGCAGGTGATAACGTTTTGTTGTTTACCGCTCCGGAAGGAATTTCGAATGGCTATCGAATTAAAAATGTTCGAATTGTTTATAAATTATCTACTCCTTCATTTCAGTATACTTTATTACAATCGGAGAATAAACTGTACATCAAAGGAATTAATTTTCCTTCGCAGATAAAAAAAATGAGTATTGGCGGAATGGCTATTGACGTCAATCAGCCTGAGTTTGAATTAGTTTTAGAAGCTTCAACTGTAGGTAAATCAATTCAGGTTACAAAAGAAACTACTTCCGGTGTACTTTTAAATGAAAAATTAGATGTCAATCAATTTTTGAAAGTAGATCGCTTTCGACCAATCGAAAATGCCAAAGAAAGAATTTCAAAAATAATCGATTTTCAGACTGAAAATAAGCTGGTTTACAAAGAATTTCTGGCCGTTTTTCCTGTGGGATCTTTAAAAAACAATGTTTCAGTATCGGTAAGTGCTTTAAGAAAAATTGACATTGCACCGTTAAATTCTGCAATGGTGAATGTTACAGGTACAAATGCAGGTTTTAGATTATTGCCACACGGAACTATTTTTGAAAAAGCCGTAACCTTATCACTGCCATTTGATAAAAAAGCAATTCCGGAAGGATACACGGAGAAAGATATCAACGTATTTTATTTTGATGAAAACAAAAGATTGTGGCAGGAAGTAACCAAAGATTCTTTGGATATCAAACAAGGGATCATCAAGGCAAAAACTACTCACTTTACCGATTTTATTGCCGGAATCATTAAAATGCCGGAATCTCCGGAAACTTCAGGATATACGCCAACAAGCATAAAAGATTTAAAAGCGGCAAGTCCTTTGGTTGGAATTCAGTCAATAGCACCACCTTCTGCAAACGGAAGAGGAACAGCAAGCACTGGATTTTCTATCGCAATTCCAGGAGGAAGAGGCGGTATGCAGCCTTCGCTTAACCTGCAATACGATAGTGATGGCGGTCATAGCTGGGCAGGAATGGGCTGGGATATTTCGGCACCGGCTGTTAGTATCGAAACCCGCTGGGGAGCACCAAGATATGACGCATCAAAAGAAACGGAAACCTATGCAATTGCAGGAGAACAATTAATACCAAATTCGCATAGAGCAGAATGGATTGGCAGAACAACAGACAAACAATTTTATCCAAGACGAGAAGGTGCTTTTCAGCAAATCATCCGTAAAGGATCATCTCCTAAAAATTATTACTGGGTTGTAAAAGATAAAAGTGGAGTTGCGAGTTATTACGGAGGAACCGCTTCGGGACTTTCTGCAAATGGAGTTCTACAGGATGCCAATGGAAATGTTGGACATTGGGCACTTTGTCTTCAGGTCGATTTAAAAGGAAATACGGTCGAATATGAATATGACAAGCGAGATGGCGAACTGTATCTTAAAAAAGTATACTACACCGGTTTTGGTTCTGAAAAAGGGAATTACAATATCACTTTTGTAAAAAGTGGTGATTTAGGTGAAGCAAACCGTCCGGATGTTCAGGTTTCTGCCAGACTGGGTTTCAAACAACTGAACAATCAATTATTACGAAAAATAGAAGTACGCTACAAAAGGGATATGATTCGCAGTTACGAACTGAATTATAAAGAAGGAGCTTTTAAGAAAACACTTTTAAAATCAGTTTCAGAATACGATTCTGAATCCAAATTATTCTATACCAATACAATGGATTATTTTGATGATGTGCGTGATGCTTCCGGGAAATATAATCCTTTTGGAACAGCTCAAAGTTGGAGTGTGCCAAATGATAATCTTAGAAACAGTTCTATTCCCTCCTTTAGTGATTTGTTGTTTTCAGGAAAACACTCATTGGTAAGCAGTTCTGAAGGATCTACAGTTGGTGTTAGTTACAGGCTTGGAGTAGGTTTGGTAACAAATGCCGGAAGTTTAAAAGGTTTTACCGTTGGAGGTCATGGAGGAAATAGCTGGGGAACCTCGGATACCGCTGTAATATTAGAAGATTTAGACGGAGACGGATTGCCGGATAAAGTCTTTAAAACAAAAGATGGTGTTTATTACCGAAAAAATTTGGCAGCATCCGGGCAAAATAGTTTCGGAGAATTGCAGTCCATTAATATTAGTGATGTCGGATTTTCAAAATCAACTTCGTTTAACTGGGGTGTCGATTTAAATTTAAAATACGGAAACATTGGTTACGATCAGCAGCGTTCAAGCAGTAAAACTAAAGTCTATTTTATGGACTTTAATGGAGATGGACTGATTGATTTTGTTCGAAACGGACAAGTATATTATAATAGATTAGAAAACGGAATTCCAACATTTAAAGCGAGTAGTACAGGAACCCCATCACCTGTTTTTGGAGGAGGAAATGTAACTATTCCGGGTTATACATCCATTTCGGCAGAGGAAATAGAAAAACAAAATCCGCTGCATGATGTCGTGCGTATGTGGGAAGCACCTGTGAAAGGAATTGTTTCTGTTTCGCATCAATATCAATTGGTTCAGGAAGCAACGCCCGAAGGAATTAAAGCCCGCGCAGAATATATTAATAATGCCGGAAATGATAAAGCAGACGGTGTTCATTTGTATTTTCAAAAAGGAAATCAATTAGTATGGAATGAGGCTATTAGTGCCACTGATTATAGCAGTAAAAGCAAACAAAACACAGCAATTTCTGTAGAAAAAGGCGAACGCTTATATTTTAGGGTTAGTTCTCTAAAAGACGGAAGCTTTGATACCGTAATTTGGGATCCGGTTATTACGTATTCACAAGTAAAACAATTTGACAGGAATGTCAACGGAACTTTAGTGGATAGTGATGTTGCGGTAGCTGCCAATTTAAAAGATGTCAATTCTTATTCACTAGCTACCTATCAGGCCAGTACAGATTTCCTTAGTAGTTCCCTGGCAGGAAAAACAATAGCCACAGCCGGAAATGTTGTAGTGAAAGGAATTTTAAATAAACCTGTGACATCAGATCACATCAGACTTGTCATTACCAAAACGTATCTGGATCAGTCCAGTACTCCTGTGGTTGTTTTCGAAAAGACTTTTTTAGCAAATGAAGTTGCTGCTTTTAATCTGGCCTCAGTTGCTTTACCCGCATTCGAAGCCGAAACGCAAATTAGCCTTGCCTTAGAAACAGCGACCAATATCAATTGGCAGACTATTTCTTTTGCACCAACAGTAACGGTACCCGCTTATCAGGGAGGAATTGCAGAAGAGGTCCCTATGGAAGTTTCTCATTTGCTATACAACAAAAGAGAAGGAAATTATACTATGCCGGGTATTACTTCAACGACAAGTGGAAAGGTAAAACTAAATATATTACCTGCTGATTTGGTTTTGGCAACAGCTTTTCCTCCGGGATCTTTGAATACATATAATGGAGATGTAATTGTTTCGGCCAAACAAAATAATACTTTATTAGCCCGTAAAAGATATAAATTGACAGCCGGGACTTTGGCAGAAGTGATTAATGCTTTTGACAATACAGTTGATTATCCTTCAGCAGTAGCGGGAGTTCCAATTCAGTTAGAAGTAACCATTTCTAATCCGTCCTCAACGGCTATACTTCGAAATTATCCAAAACAAAATGCTTTAAATATTCAGGTGCAGGTTACAGATTTAAAAGATCTGGCTGATCTTACAGATGATGTAATTTGGAATGCCGCAACAGATGATTTTTCTATTTATAGTCTTTTAAATCCGGATGAAAGAACTTTAGGATTGTACCATAGAAATTGGGGAGGATTTGTTATTAATGGAAATTTAGCCTCAAATACCATAGACCAGATGCAATTAAAACAGTCAGACGCTTATAATACAGAACCGGATCTAAACAATACGGATCCTGATAATTATGACGGAAAAGGTTATGAAGTGGCAGATAGTTATTTCGTTTCTTTAAATCCATCTTATACAAAATTGAAATGGGAAGGTCTTGAAGAAGGAATTTATATAAAAGGACAAACCATCGGAACTTCAAGATTGGGAGAAGATGATATTGCAGATTATGCCGATTTTTCTTTGCCAACTTTACAGGGAGGAAGCACGACGGCACTTGATATGATTAGCGAAAGTAAAAGTAAAAGTATTTCTGCCGGAGTTTCTGCTGGTCAGGCTAATATTGGTTATAGTAAGTCGATAGATGGCGATTCATATGTTACTCAGACGATGAGTGATTTTAACGGAGATCGTTTTCCGGATTATATTCGTGGTGGAAGTGTTCAGCTTACTGCTCCGGTTGGAAAAATATCAGATGAAATCATTGACATTGGAGACAATTTTAGTCATGCAAAGACAACATCTGAAGGCCCTAATTTTGGAGGAAGTTACAGTCACGGTTCAGCCAAAAGTGGATTAGGTATGACAGTAGGGAAAGCTGCTGCTCAAAGAGAAGCTTCAAAAACGTGTGCTGATGAAGAAGCAGAAAAAGCAAAAGATCAGATTTCTGTTAGTGCTTCACAAGGCAAAGGAACAGATCGTGCCGTGATGGTGCACAGTGATATTAACGGTGACGGCCTGCCGGATAAAATTACAGATTCAGGAGATGTCTTGCTAAACACAGGTTACGGATTTGTACCAGGCGGAAACTGGAATCTGGGAAGTTTAAATAAAGGATTTTCTACCGATTGGAGTGCCGGATTAGGTTTTAGCATTAAACAGGGATCTATTTCAGGAGGAGCCAATTATGCAAGATCAGAATCTGATGTTGACGAATCATTTTTAGATATAAATGGCGATGGACTAGCAGATAAAATAAGCTATCAGGGCAATACGATGCGGGTAGCCTTTAACTTAGGGGGCTCTTTTGACACACCGGTTGTTTATCCAAAATATTCAGAAATGAATTTAAACAAAGGGGTAAGTTACGGTATGAATGCCAATTTCTCCTTTGATATTACCGTTTGGCTGTTGCGTATTACACCAACCGTGGGAGGAAGTAAAGGATGGAGTACAAGCCGTTCTGAAGGAACCTATATGGATATTGACGGTGATGGAAACCTGGATTATATCGTCTCTAAAGATGATAATAATCTTACCGTGCAACTTTCTAATATTAAAAGAACCAATAAACTTAAGAGTGTTACTAACGCTGCTGGGAATAGTTATGTTGTTGATTATAATTTACTTAAACCAAGTTACGAAAACCCTTCAGCGAAATGGGTTTTGCAATCAGTCGATATTTTTGATGGACATGTTGGTGATGGTATCGATCATTCGATTGCAAAATTCAGATACGAAGACGGTTATCATGATCGTCGTGAAAGAGAATTTTATGGTTTTGCAAAAGTAATTCAGGAACAAATTGATGCGGCAGATAATTCGGTTTTCTCGACTACGATTCAGGAATTTTACAATCAGGATTATTTCCGTAAAAATCTTTTGAAGCACAGTTACACGTTGGATAAAAACAACAAAATGCGCCAGGAGTCAGAAAACGAATATAGTTTTATTGATGTGGAGACACAGGCAAGTGTTCCGTTATCAGAGTTGAATTTACCTTCGTGCGATGCCAAACGTATTTTTGTGGGATTGATTCACGCCAATCAAAAAGTATATGAAGGAGGAAGTGATTACCTCGAAACCAATACGTTTAATACCTATGATGACAACGGAAACATTACGCAGTATGAAGATTTAGGAAACGGGACTGCTACTGATAAAGTAACGGCTAAAATTAGTTATTACGAAAGTACAACACCTTATTATGGCGGAATACCAAGACAACTCGAAGTATTTACAACGGATGGTTTGCGACGTAAAAGAGCCACTACCATCAATACAACAACGGCTGAAGTTACCCAAATTAAAAACTATAGTGCTGCCGATAAAATAGCTTTAACAGATATAGCCTATGATACTTACGGAAACCTTCAAAAAATAACCGGTCCCGCCAATTACAAAGGGCAGCGTATGACTTTGGAGTATATATTTGATGCCGACAATCATCAATACATGACCGAAATTAAAGATGCATTTGGTTATCAGAACAAAATGGAATATGATTATCGTTTTGGAGCACCTTTAAAAACAACGGATCGTAACGACCAAAGTACAATTTATGCGCTCGATAGTAAAGGACGTATAGCTACAATCAAGGCACCTTACGAAATCGCTTCAGGAAAACCCTATACCATTGCGTATGAATATTTCCCTGAGGCAAAAGTTCCGTACGCCAAAACTAAAAACTATGATCCGGAATTAAATAAAGATATTGAAACCTTCACTTATACTGATGGATTAGGCAGAGCGTTGCAGGTAAAGAAAACAGCCAGTTTGTTTACACAAGCCGGGAGTCCGGATCAGGAAGCACAAATAGTATCCGGAAAAGTAATTTATGATGGATTGGGAAGACCCACAACAAGTTATTACCCAACAACGACTACCACTATTGATAATAATTTTAGTACCGCGATATCAAATGTAACACCAACTAAAACAGAGTATGATGAAGTGGGACGCGCTGTAAAAGTTACGTTGCCGGATGGAAGCAGCAATACGACAACTTTTGCTTTAGAAAATTATGATGGTGTGCCAGTTTTGCGTACGATGCAAACCGATGCCTTAAATAAAACAAGTCAGACCTATACTGATGCCACCGGACAAAATATGGCCAGTATGCAAAATGATTTGCTGACGAAGTTTGAGACTAACGCATTGGGTGAAATGATAAAAGTAACTGATGCAATGGATCATGTTACCAAAAGCAGTTATGACTGGTTGGGAAGACGAATTGAATTCACACATCCTGATGCAGGAACCACAACGATGCAATACGATTTGGCCGGTAATTTAACATCCCGTATTACGCAGGATATAAAAAATACCGTGCCTAATGGAGGTGCTATACAATATGAATACAATTTTAACAGATTGGAGTCTATTAAATATCCTAAAAACCCACAAAATAATGTACAATACAATTATGGTAAAGCCGACGGAACAGCAGCACGCCGTGGCCGCTTATGGTTTGTACAAGACGCCAGTGGCGGACAGGAATTTTTCTACGGAAAATTAGGCGAAGTCGAAAAAGAGATTCGCACACTTCGTATTACACCAACTGATGTGCAAACCTATATTTCGCAGTACGAATACGATACCTGGAACCGAATCCAGAAAATGACCTATCCTGATGGTGAAGTAGTAGAATACACTTATAATCGTGCCGGTAACCTGCAAAGCATGCAGGGTAAAAAAGAAAGTCATACCTACGATTATATCAAACAATTAAGTTATGATGAATTCGAGCAGCGTAAATATTTAAAATACGGGAACGATACCGAAACGAATTATAGTTATGATTCTGTAATGCGAAGGTTACAGCAATTGCAGGTAAAAAGCGGATCACGACAAATTATGAATAATTCGTATGGCTATGATTTGGTTGGAAATGTATTGAACATAAAAAACACAGCGCCAATTGTAAACAATACATTAGGCGGAACAGCTTCGCATGAATACCAATACGATGATTTTTACAGGTTAAAATCGGCAAAAGCAACGTATCAGGGCGAGTTTACCAAAGCCAGTTATGAGCTGAATATGAGCTATAACAAAATGCATAATATTACTAAGAAAGATTTAGTCCATACCGTAAACAATGAGCAGAAAGGGTATGTTTTAGATTATAATTACGATAACGAACTGCACCCTAATGCACCAAACAAAATTGCGGAAACAGGGAAAACTCTTCCTAGAGAATATGCATACGATGGCAACGGAAACCCAACAGGTTATACGGAAGAAAAAAGTTTCAGAAAAATGACCTGGGATGAAGAAAACCGTTTATCAGGTATCAACGATAACGGAAGAATTCATCAATTTACATATGATGCTTCAGGTGAACGCGTAATTAAAAGTTCAGGCGATTCACAAAACGTTGCCATTAACGGAGAGACAGCGGCTACGATTATACATACGGATGATTACACGGGTTATGTTTCTAAGTATTTTGTAATAAGCAAAGGTAAATTCACCAAACATTACTTTGAAGGCGCGGGTCGTATCGTAAGTAAACTAGGAAATGGATCATTTGCCCAGCCGCTAAAATTAACAGCGGGAGGCGTAAATTATTCTAAACTTACCGCTGAGCAGCAAAAAGCTTTGGATAATTATGTAAAAAGTTTAGGAGTTCCTCCGGGACCGCCAACACAACAAGGCATTTATGCCACACCGGAATTTACAGGAGATCCATACCCAAGTGAAGTATTAAAACCCGTTGAAGAAAATCAGGAACCTCCGGAAGGCTGGCCTAGAAATCCTATTTTTAATGCACCTGGAGATGTTCCGGGGCCACCTGTACAATTTGGGCCACCTGTAGAGCCTACGACTGTAAAGCCGGGCGAAGGATTTACCGGAATTGGTTTACCGGAGAATGATATTTTT contains:
- a CDS encoding T9SS type A sorting domain-containing protein, giving the protein MCRKIFIIAFLGIFMAGNSVYSQKKILPGLVEEPQFWIKSRNSDDAYYWESLTKKEAKISGKKHNGAVFNFNPSIVFDTTQDSLILPLGSESKRKQTLFMVYKVKDSLKEQFLWTINDPQKILSVATNKRLVDLKKYSYQTYQEKIKPHKANIHFFQQNVTDSVAKLSSLTIGQKSKFEKLPPEEFKGNISEILVYNRVLSGVESQKVASYLAIKYGVSLSQFDIKNYLNSQGQTIWDINQHKGFENSITGIGRDDNSGLLQPKSSNMIEEGLLTIGVKSKSNTIPDNYFTFWSDNGKNLLVKKHEQGEPIGIAREWQLDFSNPADLSLDWSFNPNFIKSALPKDTYYWLLVDYSGKGTYDEKDSEYIRLAKTSSKEKLVLTDFNWDKQKSGKAKFTIKVAPAMFSRVWITEATCGVAGSGELNYTIEGGEAPFTVTVKKEGSEAIVKQWNQAAKSTSGLKLSSGTYDYVVRDGKGNLYAETVFVADKQGTFPNLKSDYKLTDGNALTLDASAGLPAGNYEYQWYYEGDFLDNNPKILVDQPGNYELRLLNDQECKTASKIAITSDGKEITDASILILYPNPTIDGHFSIAMQFPTKTNATISIYSPSGALIKQKQFTQIETYLHDEVIESAAGLYLVTVKSDFGTKTFKVIVK
- a CDS encoding outer membrane beta-barrel protein; this encodes MKKIILLLLLVSTKSLFAQGDREITYGLFGGGIYSKMSNLPDVIVPKGIYEGYTLKEEGKFGGTAGLVINWKYPYAKVSIQTEISYSGQGTDLNYEDNKGLKYKMTFGYSYINVGAQFKYYPVEGFYIGAGPYVGFNIASDNIKYTSNAQEVFGNSGTYFEPDTNVQKVLKESLTGKNYFYGMLAAGYEFNSNLSIGARYTLGLTDALATEENGHRYSENKNKINSISLIIGYSFDFDDLANF
- a CDS encoding acyl-CoA desaturase, whose product is MEKLIRPVYLKPGTDDFFKKIRKEVNETVLKKTSLYRFNVIKSLGLVVLFFLFYSCILLFGNSTPLLFLFYILCGITMIVLFINAFHDAAHGALFKKSKHNEWFMYVLELFGGNHWLWARRHINLHHAYPNVQDWDVDIKQSNIIRIFPNSPLFNYHKYQHIYMWLIYPLYSLNWIYIRDFKDFFGKKNNYVKKVVDKIPTIEIYKMFAAKIINLAYLLFIPMFLLNQPWYLVLYAWLAMHMCGSALGVVALVSTHVDEDAHFPGTDEEGNLSATWATHQMIVTKDFSTDSKLANFLYGGFTHHVAHHLFPGVGHTYYPYITPIIRRYAAEYDLPYTSYPFYHAVRSHFRMLKQKGVQENILMTGEI
- a CDS encoding outer membrane beta-barrel protein, encoding MKVILHLLIFSCFFNVALHGQNETNITYGLKLGGLSSKISNLPESIKGRDNTFDNSVMESKGTYGLEGGFFMNCKLYDTRVAIQPEILFRQSGETVNYHDTTGKEFELGLHYSYLQLGALYKVYPYEGLNLGFGAFYGISLSANNVTYKSNEADGMYDVATRQFYIDGLEGKDDFALCFAVGYELHQSIHFDLRYYLGVKDVVKSNSSSFQFIENQNKSSVICFSLGYSFHQW